A section of the Primulina eburnea isolate SZY01 chromosome 1, ASM2296580v1, whole genome shotgun sequence genome encodes:
- the LOC140837294 gene encoding isochorismate synthase, chloroplastic-like, with protein sequence MAGVAYKHCISRSSDIDSRKISSSSSSPTIFAKHSVHFSNSKYKELSSLSMNGCQVDDPRAPIGTIETKTFPMAPTPDLAADRLNSAIYDLKSNPSQLESGIIRLEVPIQQHIEALDWLRSQNNPLLPHTYFSGRESNVISSYDRQENLVSVAGFGSAVSFRHLNAFSLNDWHSIKRFVSKTCPLIRAYGGMRFDARANISPEWKDFGSFYFMVPQVEFDEFEGCSMLAATVAWDNRLSTTYEQAVAALEDTMLQLSPVINLNNNATPAVLLDQTHVPNQISWDSAVNQALSMIRSKDSALNKVVLARSSRVLANIEIDPLIWLEYLQAEGKNSYQFCLQPPEAPAFIGNTPERLFSRDGIIVSSDALAATRARGATEALDLQMGQDLLSSPKDHHEFAVVRESIRRKLEAICSSTVVEPNKALRKLPRVQHLYAKLTGTLHREDDEFKILSSLHPTPAVCGQPMEEARVFITETESFDRGMYAGPVGWFGGAESEFAVGIRSALVGKDIGAILYAGTGIVEGSKSAMEWKELELKTSQFTKLMKREEPVMVTSSGNH encoded by the exons ATGGCAGGAGTTGCTTATAAGCACTGTATTTCACGTTCCTCGGACATCGATTCGAGGAAAATATCCTCATCTTCGTCGTCGCCGACTATATTCGCAAAACATTCAGTTCATTTCTCGAATAGT AAATATAAGGAGTTATCTTCACTATCTATGAATGGTTGCCAAGTCGACGATCCAAGAGCTCCTATCGGCACCATTGAAACTAAAACATTTCCAATGGCTCCTACCCCCGATTTAGCTGCTGATCGCCTCAACTCGGCAATCTACGACTTGAAATCGAACCCTTCACAACTTGAATCGGGGATAATCCGACTTGAG GTGCCCATTCAACAACACATAGAAGCACTAGACTGGCTTCGTTCTCAAAACAACCCTCTTCTTCCTCATACCTACTTCTCCGGTCGAGAATCTAACGTCATCTCTTCCTACGATCGTCAAGAAAATCTAGTCAGTGTTGCTGGCTTCGGTTCTGCAGTTTCATTCCGCCATCTCAATGCATTCTCTTTGAATGACTGGCATTCCATCAAAAG GTTCGTATCGAAAACGTGTCCTTTGATCCGTGCTTATGGAGGGATGCGTTTTGATGCCAGGGCTAATATTTCCCCCGAATGGAAAGATTTTGGTTCCTTCTATTTCATGGTTCCTCAA GTTGAATTTGATGAGTTTGAAGGATGCTCAATGCTTGCAGCAACCGTTGCTTGGGATAATCGCCTCTCGACGACATACGAACAAGCCGTTGCTGCACTTGAGGACACAATGTTGCAG CTTTCCCCAGTTATCAACCTAAATAATAACGCGACTCCAGCCGTTTTGCTCGATCAAACACACGTTCCCAACCAAATATCTTGGGATTCAGCTGTGAATCAAGCTTTAAGTATGATCAGGAGCAAAGATTCGGCATTGAATAAGGTCGTACTCGCGCGTAGCAGCCGAGTGCTAGCGAACATAGAAATTGACCCCTTAATATGGTTGGAGTACTTACAGGCTGAAGGGAAAAATTCGTATCAATTTTGCCTTCAACCTCCCGAAGCACCTGCATTCATTGGAAACACT cCTGAACGACTGTTTTCTCGAGATGGGATTATCGTTAGCAGCGACGCGCTGGCTGCCACACGAGCTAGAGGTGCAACCGAGGCTCTAGACTTACAAATGGGACAGGATTTGCTTTCCAG CCCCAAAGATCACCATGAGTTCGCTGTAGTACGAGAAAGTATAAGAAGAAAACTCGAG GCTATATGTTCCAGCACAGTGGTCGAACCAAACAAAGCTCTACGAAAACTTCCACGAGTACAACATCTTTATGCTAAATTGACAGGCACACTTCACAGAGAGGATGATGAG TTCAAGATTCTGTCTTCTCTCCATCCAACACCCGCTGTATGCGGACAACCCATGGAAGAAGCACGAGTTTTTATAACCGAAACAG AATCCTTCGACCGAGGCATGTATGCTGGTCCTGTCGGATGGTTCGGTGGTGCAGAGAGTGAATTTGCTGTTGGAATAAGATCAGCGTTGGTCGGCAAG GATATCGGTGCTATACTCTACGCCGGAACTGGGATAGTAGAAGGAAGTAAATCGGCCATGGAATGGAAGGAACTGGAGCTCAAAACCTCGCAG TTCACAAAATTGATGAAACGTGAGGAGCCTGTCATGGTAACAAGTAGTGGAAACCATTAA
- the LOC140837302 gene encoding uncharacterized protein — protein MGETEDPKNDSATEVEKDQKHERKEKDNHNEEKENGEKDNIDEKKKDKDGAKDKKKDKNPENKKDPSKLRVKLEKIEQKMQDMQLKKDEILKMINEVESNAPPATA, from the coding sequence ATGGGAGAAACAGAAGATCCAAAGAATGACAGTGCAACCGAAGTTGAGAAAGATCAGAAACACGAAAGGAAGGAGAAGGATAATCACAACGAGGAGAAGGAAAATGGAGAGAAAGACAACATCGACGAGAAAAAGAAAGATAAGGATGGTGCAAAGGATAAGAAGAAGGATAAGAATCCTGAGAATAAAAAGGACCCCAGCAAATTGAGGGTGAAGCTCGAAAAGATCGAGCAAAAGATGCAAGACATGCAGCTTAAGAAAGACGAAATCTTGAAGATGATTAATGAAGTTGAAAGCAATGCACCTCCGGCAACTGCATGA